A segment of the Pseudoliparis swirei isolate HS2019 ecotype Mariana Trench chromosome 4, NWPU_hadal_v1, whole genome shotgun sequence genome:
TTGACATATTGAACTTGTGGAGATAAAGAAAATCAAACACAATCAGCACAACAATATATACTTCCATTCTTTTATCATTGAAGAATGTGAATTAATTGATTATTcttgtgcagtgaaatgaaaataCTCTCAGTgaagtgtttgttgttttgttgtgccGTGAGCCATTAATACATTACAAGTCGGTCATGTGTCACAAACATAATACAGATGTATGATTGATATGCACGATATATGATTTACACTGTTCACCATTGTTCCACTGCAGCGCTGTGCTTTATAATACTGATTTCTATATGCTACGATCTGTTTATATAATTCTAAATACCAATAAACCCAAGTTCAAAATTCCCAGAAACATAACATCTTCATTAAATCCAGGTCTTCAAAATTTCTTTTGGTACGACTgtgggaaaaaaactaaaaaatcatGTAAATGCAGAGGTATTTCAACTCTCGAGCCAAAACTGTCAGACAAGAGCTGGTTCTCGGATGAAAGAAAATCACTGTTTAAAAGCTCAggaagagattcaagattcaagattcaagatgttttatttgtcacatacacacacagggtgtgcagtgaaatgaaagtggcaatgctcagcaggaatgtgtgcAACAAACAGTACACActaacataataaaaaaacaacacaatatttacagtaagtgtgtgtgtgtgtgtgtgtgtgtgtctaagcggtgtgtgtgtgtgtggcactagGGGGGCAGTGTGGGGGGGGTCCAGGGTCTGGTGGAGGGAGTCAACctgcctgaggaaagaaagaaagccagTCCTCCTTCTCAGTGCTCTgtttcttgcagcgtgactgcaGCGCCGCAGCAGCACCCCAGCAGTCTGAAACAGGGGCCAGTTGGGGGTTCTGATCTCCTGGTGCTGTCCTGCCACCCTGTTACAAGTCCTTGGTGTACAAGTCACCAGGGTGTCTGCTTATGGAACGCACTACTTTCGTGTCCTTCCTGTCCCGAGCGAGCAGAAAcccttcctgtgtcctgagcTACAGCAGGGCACTGCTCAGAGCAGCTCCAGAGAAGGAGGACTGCCTAAATCCTTTAAATTTCAGTGAAGAGCTGAAGGAGGCACTGGCTGCCTTTTAATTTGCCTTGCTGCCTGAGATGCCTGTTGTCTGCCTTGCCTGATCCTGTGATGTGGTGGAGATCAGTTTGACCATGTCTCATCTCCACCAGAGTGACTCCCccacctctccacagtagtccctcttgtagtagtcccgttaatccccagtggtgatcttcctctgttgttgtgaggCTGTGAGTCCTTGAGGTTGTCTTAGTGACAGAGGCTGTCCATCCACCAGGCCTCAGATCAGCAACAGGTGATCAGGTAGCCTTCACTGCTGTAGGCCTTCTCGTGTTGTCCGACTGTGGAGCCGAACCCACAAGAAGGTTCAACATCACAGCTGCTCAAAGAGCCGTTTCAGAGAGGGCGGGATAAGAGGCTTAGAGAGTGCAGACAGGTCAGCGCTGTCAATCAAGCTACAGTTTCAGTCGCCGAGTGAAGGATCATTATGGTTGGACATTGTCGCGAGTTCACCATCacattagttgttttcattctgtttgCTGATTTATTTAACTCTAATGTCATTTCAGACCCGGCCATTCACACCTGATCAtcattcattcccttcacctggttctcACGCCCGtcccacctgcagcccatcccttcgttagtgtgttagtatttaGGTCCCCTGACTTGCCCTCGTCCTCTGCCatattgtcttgtgtgttattGCCAAGCTCTCCAGTGTATTCCAAATATTGATTCTGATCTCCCTTTTCTGACCCTGTTTTCCTGATTACCTGACATAAGAGTTTTGCCAACCCCTTTTGACCCTGCTTGAAAAGACAAGTAAACATCTTCTTGCATTCCTCTTTCCGAGTTCTGCTTTTGGGTTCAAGTACCTCTAACGCTTACAGGCATGACCGTAACGTGTGCTCGGCCATGACACTTGTTTCCTCAGATTTGCTAAACAAAACGTGCCCCTGACTCTTATATACAAGAACAAGTTTAACGGTTCATATAATGTTATCAACATTGATATCATTCACCAAGCAGACATCTTGAATGCATATCTTGTTCCTTCTTACACAAAGTCTTCAGGTTCAACTAGATTGGATTTTGAGGATCATAATTATGTTTTCGTTGTCTGGATAAAAGTATTCATCGCTCCCCTGAACTATGattattcattaaatgttttaaaacaatGCAGAGATTTCTGAATGCTACAGCTTTTCTATTatcacaatacaaatacaagcGTAGTTGTTGCTAATCAAATGAAGGAATATGagtaagtaaaaaaacaaaacatatgtACACTTTATCAAAGATGCACTACTTTGACCCACACACCATTTTCATATTGCTAATGTGTTAGGttttaaaataaagtatatGTCTGAATATGTTGCTGTAAAAGACATTTATGTATGTTCACTGTTTAAAATGTAGCAGTAATTTTCTGGAACAAAACATGTAAAATACTTTCAATACAATTTGTAGATAAAGCaaagttaataaaaataaaaaaagtagaagGACTCACTTGCAGTCTGACATCTCCTGATTAAAATAATGTCAATACTCACAGCTAACATAAGGCTGTAATTTGAATGTTTGCAGACGAGCGGGTTTTCCCTGGCACAAGTTAACCTCTGTAAACAAAGGGCAACTAAAGCAAACAGCCACTCAGAGCGTACAAGGTTCTGTTCCCAGAAATCATCCCACTATTTTGGAACAGTTTTGTTAAGATTCCAACCGCACGGGCAATAACAACACCTCTATAGTGGAAATACTGaatacatcattaaataaaaaatgtttaaatgtaaaACCGGTAAGGATGGGTTTACCATAAAtcaatgaataaaatgtaactAATGAACATAATAAAACATTACTATTACTATATTATCATCTGAGGCAaacatgtgtcaagttaaaAAAGTTTCTCGGGTGTTACTGCTGATTGATTTTGTTTCTCTATactgtttttctcctccttttatcTGCAACAGCAGCTGCGCCCTCCACTTATTTTTCACAACATTGTTCTCCcgggtttttgtttgtttgtgggggGGTCCTGAACCGATGTGAGCTCCCTGGACagaggatgttgtatgtgtacagataatAAAGCCTTCTGagccaaatttgtaatttgtgattttgggctatagaaaataaatgtaattgaatacATCAAATCCTGTCCTACTGTGTTTATTAAGGGTTGAAACACTGTGGCTGAAGAATGAAGATCTCACAAGGCCAATGAAACATGACAGATTATCCAACATCGTATATTGAGAGTGATTCACTGTTGTGTATGTGCATACATCACATtgcatgcatacacatacatatatgtgcatacatacacaacagCAACAGAAGCAAACAGTGCAGTAGTTGCAACAACACACATATGTTTGTCAGACAACTGAAACAAAAGAGATCTAAAACAATCACAAatattagaaaatatatattaatatattaatttaagGATTTTCCATGACATGTAGCAAACATCTTTTCCCTCTTTTTGTTGACATAAAGCttgcttttgcttttgtttgtattttgcaCAACTCTGGAATATCCTCAGTGTGTAACCAGCCCTCAATCGGATGGGAATTTTCACCATTGTGAAATCATACAACCCAGTAGAATATAAGTCAGTCAGATCAGTAGAGTCTTCACTGGTAAGGTACTCTTGAATCTTTTAAGACCTACTCTTAACTGTGCAGGAACAGCAAAGTAAGTTTGGAAGATCtggaaaaactaaatgtatgtatattattttgtgtttaaaGGTGAACTATAtgccatttgtttgtttttgtttcagacATCCATAACCATGAAGTTGCTTCTGGCCGGGATTGTTCTGATCTTAATTGTGGAAGCCAATGCCCAGTGGTACAAATTTCCTGTTGAAGCCGCTCAGGGTGAGACATATGACCTTATTCACATCGCACAAGGACAATGTGTTTGCTTGTATTCTATACATCCAGGATTACGTGTTTTAGTATTTTATTGACATGATCTTTTCTGAATTCATTCATTTGATTAAACTGTCTGATGTTCTGATCAGGATCTCGTGATATGTATCGAGCATACACTGATATGAGGAATGCCAACTGGAAAGACTCAGACAAATACTTCCATGCCAGAGGAAATGCTGATGCTGCCAGTAGAGGAGCGGGGGGCAGATGGGCAGCGGAGGTTATCAGGTGAGGAACGAGAACAGCAAGAGGAGGAAAGCATTGTCTGCTTTCACATCGTTGGATGTTGCATATTAGGAATtttcgggaaaaaaaataatctgtgtaaaaaaacaacaactgcagATGGATCAAAGAGCATTTtctctacattattattaatgtttggTAAATTGTGGAGTATCTCAGGGATCATTTTTGAGCcctgtgtttttgtttccatCTACACGATGCTACCAGCTCACATCATTCAAAGgcattatattttgttatttctATGTTGAAGTAAAACAGATCTTTGTATTAAACATTAtatcaattataataatatcatcTGATTAAGCAATCTACCCTCCTACATTTGGTGATCATAAGGTTCAGACTCTTCCACAACCTAATCTTTTTGGTTGAAAAGGACTTGTTCTGTCATCTGCTCGTGCTGATATGTTGGGTCTATTTTCTCATTTTAGTAATACCAGAGAGTGGGTGCAGGAAAGAACCGGTCACGGAGCCGAGGACTCCGCTGCTGATCAAAAGGCAAATGAGCATGGGCGCAATGGAGGAGATCCCAACCATTACAGGCCAGCAGGACTTCCTGATAATTATTAGTATGAAAGCCATTGGCATCaatcaataataaaacaaacaaaagaaaagtcttCTGTTTGTGTTATTGACATGCAGACACGGTAAAAAGAGTTTTACACAACAAATAAAGATTAATTTTGTCATTGGACTTCACCCTGTTTATTGTCCTGCTGTGTTTGTTGTTACCGTACACCTCTGATCTCATGTCTCTTTACCACTAGTCACTATAATTGTAAAATACAATGAATTCTCAAATAACTGATCAAATACTTTTTATTTGCCCACATCAAAAACAGTTTCTGAACCCGCCCAAACTTGCAAGATGACAAGCATATTAAAACATCGGTTCAATCTTTGCAGAGGCAGATCACAGAGAGATCCCTCTGGGCTGCTCTAAGAGCTGTATACAGTATGCTCATTTATTAATAGTAAGTCCAATATTAGCATATAATCATATTAAGTTCAATATAATGACTCCAATATCAGTTCTTCATTTGTTCAAttgatttaaattgtattgtatttgtttattttgcagGGACAGTGCACACCAATCAACAGTATACTGTAAGTGAGCCGGAGCTATTAGCCAGAGAGGTTCACTTTCAACTACTTTTCCCAGACAGATTTTTGAAGGCAGCCTACAAATTCACAAATAACAGAATTAGACTAAGATTCATTGATAAACAGAGTATCATGCAGACAAAACCAATTCATATattagcaacaaaaaaagtgtaCCTACAGCAAAAGcaaatatacagtgcatccggaaagtattcacagcgcttcattttttccacattttgttatgttacagccttattccaaaatggattaaattcataattttgctcaacattctacacacaataacccataatgacaaagtgaaaactgttttttgcaaatttttgcacatttattaaaaataaagaacgaaaacataacatgagtattcacagcctttgctcaatactttgttgaagcacctttggcagcaattacagcctcaagtcttcttgggtatgattccataagcgtggcacacctatttctgggcagtttctcccattcttctttgcagaacctctcaagttccatcaggttggatggggagcgtcggtgcacagccattttcagatctctccagagatgttcaatcgggttcaagtcagggctctggctgggccactccaggaccttcacagagttgtcaagaagccactcctttgttatcttggctgtgtgcttcgggtcgggtccgtgtacgttttgttagtttgtttttttatttcattccaaatacggaatacggaaatcacgtggttttttcgttttccgtctgaaaccaaaaacggaaaaacggaataccacctccgtatttcgtttctgccgtctgaaaccaaaaacgacagaacggaagtgcttaaaatgaaagtcaaaataaaagccagtgatacatattcgtattaacgttagaagaatattaatgaatcaatataaagaataaataattaaacggggatattttaacgatgcaaacacatagcagggtaacgttagaagaatatttattagtcaatataaataataaataattaaacctggatattttagcgacagtggtgactacaggaagtttaatattcatgtacacagcaagaatcaacttgtcacttaatcgttgcattgtttaatgcaacacagttcctaatatagattaatcaaagtaatgtgtctgtgcagtgttgttgctgttatcacatttatatttccacctcaTTCTGCTGCTTCTTGGGCCAACACTGCAGAGCCTGTGTGGATACGCAGAGTAaagggttcacctttataccactaga
Coding sequences within it:
- the LOC130192184 gene encoding serum amyloid A-5 protein-like, whose translation is MKLLLAGIVLILIVEANAQWYKFPVEAAQGSRDMYRAYTDMRNANWKDSDKYFHARGNADAASRGAGGRWAAEVISNTREWVQERTGHGAEDSAADQKANEHGRNGGDPNHYRPAGLPDNY